In one window of Candidatus Rubrimentiphilum sp. DNA:
- a CDS encoding SRPBCC family protein gives MDEESDRMHDARNVAPIERCLSFGAGVLFGGAAAYLLYRAVTGYCAIYAALGIRRLSDREPHNPNASVPYGSGVRVEETVLIELPARELYAFWRRLETLPQFMSHVKEVTVLTPTRSRWRVRAPAGNQLTWEAEIINDIAGELIGWRSLPGSAIHHAGSVHFDQRAGGTEVRVELEYAPPARYIGASLARIFGENPQKQIAEDLRRFKSIAERGEICAS, from the coding sequence ATGGACGAGGAGAGTGATCGCATGCACGACGCACGCAATGTCGCCCCCATCGAGCGGTGTCTCTCATTCGGCGCCGGCGTCCTGTTCGGCGGCGCAGCCGCCTACTTGCTCTACCGCGCCGTTACCGGCTATTGCGCTATCTACGCGGCGCTCGGCATTCGCAGGTTGTCCGATCGCGAGCCGCACAACCCAAACGCGAGCGTACCGTATGGAAGCGGCGTTCGCGTCGAAGAGACGGTCTTGATCGAATTGCCTGCGCGAGAACTCTACGCATTTTGGCGCCGGTTAGAGACGCTTCCGCAATTCATGAGTCATGTCAAAGAAGTCACCGTGCTAACACCGACGCGGTCGCGCTGGCGCGTTCGGGCGCCGGCCGGAAACCAATTGACCTGGGAAGCCGAAATCATCAACGACATCGCAGGCGAGCTGATCGGTTGGCGTTCCTTGCCCGGATCGGCGATCCATCACGCAGGCTCGGTTCATTTCGATCAGCGGGCCGGCGGGACGGAAGTGCGCGTCGAGCTCGAATACGCGCCGCCCGCGCGCTATATCGGCGCATCGCTGGCGCGAATCTTCGGCGAGAACCCGCAGAAACAGATCGCCGAAGATCTACGGCGTTTTAAATCAATCGCCGAACGCGGGGAAATCTGCGCGTCGTAG
- a CDS encoding chorismate-binding protein: MLRARTPQEAWNALARADSALAAGYYVAGFLSYELGAACVGLPRRNATAPLLALGIYDNARPIVLAASADDFAMGPPLPRVSRAKYGETIDAITSAIRDGEVYQINYTLPFDFAFSGEPFDVYCRLASRSGAQYCAYVEDEERAIVSFSPELFLRFEDGRLVTKPMKGTAPLDAIDELTNEKNRAEHLMIVDLLRNDLHRICTGVTVDELFTIERYPTFGTMTSTISGALPAGAPLAEIVRATFPCGSVTGAPKRAAMAHIARFEPDTREIYTGSIGYLAPQRTGWWNVAIRTMQIDRASGSGRLDAGGGIVSDSEAADEWSEVLLKTAFVRPAIEPFACLETLRCGPDPSPADAHLSRLRATAERFAIPFDDTVLREQIDALNAHPALTLVRIRLAPDGNATLASEPFESAGESARICIAEARVRSNDAMLGFKTSWRPAHDAAAETAQRLGCFDALLRNERDELTEGSRTNLFVCIGGVLYTPPLHSGVLPGILRGELVSSGRAVERVLHERDLRDADEIFVGNSARGLLEAHLVSEPNRV; encoded by the coding sequence GTGCTGCGGGCGCGTACGCCGCAAGAGGCCTGGAACGCTCTCGCCCGCGCCGACAGCGCGCTGGCCGCAGGCTATTACGTCGCCGGATTTCTTTCATACGAGCTCGGCGCGGCGTGCGTTGGTCTACCGCGGCGGAATGCGACGGCTCCACTCCTTGCGCTCGGCATTTACGACAATGCGAGGCCTATCGTCTTGGCCGCGAGCGCGGACGATTTCGCGATGGGTCCGCCGCTGCCGCGCGTTTCGCGAGCGAAATACGGCGAGACGATCGACGCAATCACCTCAGCGATCCGCGACGGTGAGGTCTATCAAATCAACTATACGCTGCCGTTCGATTTTGCGTTCTCGGGCGAACCCTTCGACGTCTATTGCCGGCTGGCGTCGCGCTCCGGGGCGCAATATTGCGCGTATGTCGAAGACGAGGAGCGCGCGATTGTCTCGTTTTCGCCTGAGCTGTTCTTACGCTTTGAAGACGGGCGGCTCGTGACGAAACCGATGAAAGGCACCGCGCCGCTCGATGCGATCGACGAGCTGACGAACGAGAAAAACCGAGCGGAGCACCTGATGATCGTGGATTTATTGCGCAACGATCTGCATCGCATCTGCACCGGCGTCACCGTCGACGAGCTTTTCACGATCGAGCGCTACCCGACGTTCGGAACCATGACCTCAACCATCTCCGGCGCGCTTCCGGCCGGCGCGCCGCTGGCGGAGATCGTGCGAGCAACGTTTCCGTGCGGCAGTGTCACCGGGGCGCCGAAACGCGCGGCGATGGCGCACATCGCGCGCTTCGAACCGGACACGCGCGAGATCTATACGGGCAGCATAGGCTATCTGGCTCCTCAGCGCACGGGCTGGTGGAACGTCGCGATTCGCACGATGCAGATCGATCGCGCGAGCGGATCGGGCCGTTTGGATGCGGGCGGCGGAATTGTTTCCGATTCTGAAGCGGCGGACGAATGGAGCGAAGTCTTATTGAAAACCGCGTTCGTGCGTCCCGCGATCGAACCGTTCGCATGTTTGGAGACGCTGCGATGCGGTCCGGATCCGAGTCCAGCGGACGCGCACCTCAGCCGGTTGCGCGCGACCGCCGAGCGCTTCGCCATTCCGTTCGATGACACGGTCTTGCGCGAGCAGATTGACGCGTTGAATGCGCACCCGGCCTTGACCCTAGTGCGGATCAGGCTTGCACCGGACGGAAATGCCACTCTCGCGTCGGAACCGTTCGAAAGCGCCGGCGAATCCGCGCGCATTTGCATCGCTGAAGCGCGCGTGCGATCCAACGATGCAATGCTGGGTTTCAAGACATCGTGGCGTCCCGCCCATGACGCCGCGGCGGAAACTGCTCAACGGCTTGGATGCTTCGACGCACTGTTGCGCAACGAACGCGATGAGTTGACCGAAGGCTCGCGTACGAATCTCTTTGTTTGCATCGGGGGCGTACTCTACACGCCGCCGCTGCACTCCGGCGTGCTGCCCGGAATACTGCGCGGCGAACTGGTATCGAGCGGCCGTGCCGTCGAACGTGTGCTTCATGAACGCGATCTGCGCGACGCGGACGAGATCTTTGTCGGCAACTCCGCCCGCGGACTTTTGGAAGCCCATCTCGTGAGCGAGCCAAACCGTGTCTGA
- a CDS encoding type I phosphomannose isomerase catalytic subunit: protein MSEELYPYVLQPKLSPAIWGGTDLVKEFGKAGDAQVKIGESWECWDENKVTNGPLAGQTVAQLRETLGSKLLANIDPQRIFPILTKIIDACDSLSVQVHPDDAYAQRVEHQPNGKTECWYVLRAAPDAQLVMGWTRDTSREEYERRVADGTLGEILRHVPIKAGDAFYIPAGLLHAIGPGIVIFETQQASDLTYRIFDWNRLGPDGKPRPLHVQKAADVLDYKEGTASALSELAYAYEGFQRTALIADAHFVVERVTATETPAAMGTHDRPLIVMALEDPLELACEEGGAHLNPYQTALIPAAAQSVRISGADAASPFMLVTPPASPEAIVKRLHDAGVAQPVITQFLSQFR from the coding sequence GTGTCTGAGGAGCTGTATCCGTACGTCCTTCAACCGAAACTCTCGCCTGCGATTTGGGGCGGCACCGACTTGGTCAAAGAGTTTGGGAAAGCCGGCGACGCACAAGTAAAGATCGGCGAGAGTTGGGAGTGCTGGGACGAAAACAAAGTTACGAACGGACCGCTGGCAGGACAGACGGTCGCGCAGTTGCGCGAAACGCTTGGTTCGAAACTGCTGGCTAACATCGATCCGCAGCGCATCTTTCCGATTCTCACCAAGATCATCGATGCATGCGACTCGCTCTCGGTGCAAGTTCATCCTGACGACGCCTACGCGCAGCGCGTTGAGCATCAGCCGAACGGGAAGACAGAGTGCTGGTATGTACTGCGCGCGGCGCCCGACGCGCAATTAGTTATGGGTTGGACGCGCGACACGTCGCGCGAAGAGTACGAACGGCGCGTCGCCGACGGCACGCTCGGCGAAATCTTGCGCCACGTGCCAATCAAAGCGGGCGATGCATTCTACATTCCGGCGGGGCTTCTGCATGCCATCGGCCCGGGCATCGTGATCTTCGAAACGCAGCAGGCCAGCGATCTCACGTATCGCATTTTCGATTGGAATCGACTCGGGCCGGACGGCAAGCCGCGCCCGCTGCACGTGCAGAAAGCCGCCGACGTGCTCGATTATAAGGAAGGCACCGCGAGCGCGCTCTCGGAGTTGGCCTATGCCTACGAAGGGTTCCAGCGCACGGCGTTAATCGCCGATGCGCACTTCGTGGTGGAGCGCGTCACCGCGACGGAGACGCCCGCCGCCATGGGGACGCATGACCGTCCGCTGATCGTCATGGCGCTCGAAGATCCGCTCGAACTCGCCTGCGAGGAAGGCGGCGCGCATCTCAACCCCTACCAAACTGCCCTCATTCCGGCAGCCGCACAGAGTGTCCGCATCTCCGGAGCCGACGCGGCATCGCCGTTCATGCTCGTTACGCCGCCCGCATCGCCCGAGGCAATAGTCAAACGTTTGCACGACGCCGGCGTTGCTCAGCCGGTGATCACGCAGTTCTTGTCACAATTTCGCTAA
- a CDS encoding N-acetylmuramoyl-L-alanine amidase: protein MRIIAKRICPVRSNNPANAMDYPNWRIGEWQADLPHGRVDNVYIHWSAHDYHSVFPAYHFCVALNDANEIIVVNTHDVRENMRSVYDAPEEPYAQHTRKRNSFALGIAVMGMQDSKPDDFGPYPLTEELIDALCLVGAKLAAHYHVPVDPEHIMTHAEAAVRDGYFGTRPEQRWDIARLKPDRRRLVPQDAFTAGNELRRRIQANMPALS from the coding sequence TTGCGGATCATCGCAAAGCGGATTTGCCCGGTTCGATCGAACAATCCCGCTAACGCTATGGACTACCCGAACTGGCGCATCGGCGAGTGGCAAGCCGACTTGCCGCACGGCCGCGTCGACAACGTCTACATTCACTGGTCGGCGCACGACTACCATTCGGTTTTTCCCGCGTACCATTTTTGTGTCGCGTTGAACGATGCGAACGAGATTATCGTCGTGAATACGCACGACGTCCGCGAGAACATGCGCTCGGTCTATGACGCGCCTGAGGAGCCGTACGCCCAGCATACGCGCAAGCGCAACTCATTTGCGCTCGGGATCGCCGTCATGGGGATGCAGGACTCAAAACCCGACGACTTCGGCCCGTATCCGTTAACGGAAGAGCTGATCGATGCGCTTTGCCTGGTCGGAGCGAAGCTTGCCGCTCATTATCACGTTCCGGTTGATCCCGAGCATATTATGACGCACGCGGAAGCCGCTGTTCGGGATGGGTATTTCGGCACGCGTCCGGAGCAGCGCTGGGATATTGCCCGCCTCAAGCCCGACCGGCGCAGGCTCGTTCCGCAGGACGCGTTCACGGCCGGCAACGAGCTGCGCCGCCGCATTCAAGCGAATATGCCGGCGCTTTCTTAG
- the lysA gene encoding diaminopimelate decarboxylase, with protein MIRNSSAPAQWRGGLAPGHERRDGELIVGGVSAGELAAAYGTPLLAIDYDVFDAAIARFLEACAPHGIEVAYAGKALLLVALARHLKHTPLHLDVCSLGELAAAERAGFPPERMSFHGCGKTTEELDAAAEGRVARVIVDNGEELRRLTALGNSAPIAVLLRINPGIEAHTHEFVRTAGGKTKFGFDPDGLAVAIPLLSESPGLRYEGLHAHIGSQIYDRHAFVENTQALMERAAVAAAAGLQSERIVVGGGFGVQMHPDDRNELNLEETLAAVAQAVSKGAKRWNLPEPRIGIEPGRSLIAEAGTTLYRVMAAKREFGKAFAIVDGGVYENPRPALYGAYHHAYAASREGTKDIDTILCGRSCENDELGVAKLPEDLSEGELVAMCTTGAYTYSMAGNYNRFPRPAVVAVRAGTHTLIARRETVEDVLRNDCDE; from the coding sequence ATGATCCGCAATTCTTCTGCGCCCGCGCAGTGGCGCGGCGGCCTCGCTCCGGGACACGAGCGGCGCGACGGCGAGCTGATCGTGGGAGGCGTCAGCGCCGGCGAACTCGCCGCGGCCTACGGCACGCCGCTGCTCGCTATCGACTATGACGTCTTCGATGCGGCTATCGCGCGCTTTCTCGAAGCGTGCGCGCCGCACGGAATCGAGGTCGCGTACGCCGGAAAGGCGCTGCTGCTCGTCGCGCTAGCACGGCACCTGAAACACACGCCGCTGCATTTGGATGTTTGCTCGCTCGGCGAACTCGCGGCGGCCGAACGCGCCGGATTTCCGCCCGAGCGCATGAGCTTTCACGGTTGCGGAAAAACCACTGAGGAGTTGGATGCGGCCGCGGAGGGACGCGTTGCGCGCGTGATCGTCGACAACGGCGAGGAACTGCGCCGGCTGACGGCCCTCGGGAATTCGGCGCCGATCGCGGTTCTATTACGGATCAATCCGGGCATCGAAGCGCACACGCATGAGTTCGTTCGCACCGCCGGTGGTAAGACAAAGTTTGGCTTCGACCCGGACGGCCTCGCGGTTGCGATTCCGCTGCTAAGCGAATCGCCGGGCCTGCGTTATGAGGGATTGCACGCGCACATCGGATCGCAAATCTACGATCGGCATGCCTTCGTCGAAAACACGCAAGCCTTGATGGAACGCGCGGCCGTCGCCGCGGCAGCGGGTCTACAGAGCGAGCGGATCGTCGTCGGCGGCGGCTTTGGCGTGCAGATGCATCCCGATGATCGGAACGAGTTGAATTTGGAAGAGACGCTCGCTGCCGTTGCACAAGCCGTCAGCAAGGGCGCGAAGCGCTGGAATCTGCCGGAGCCGCGCATCGGAATCGAACCCGGGCGCTCGCTGATTGCCGAAGCGGGGACAACGCTTTATCGCGTCATGGCTGCAAAGCGCGAATTCGGCAAAGCGTTCGCCATCGTGGACGGCGGCGTCTATGAAAACCCGCGGCCCGCGTTATACGGCGCCTATCACCACGCGTACGCGGCTTCACGCGAAGGAACAAAAGACATCGACACCATTCTATGCGGACGCTCGTGCGAAAATGACGAACTCGGAGTTGCAAAACTGCCCGAAGACTTGAGCGAAGGGGAACTCGTCGCGATGTGCACGACCGGGGCCTATACGTATAGCATGGCCGGAAATTACAATCGCTTCCCGCGCCCCGCCGTTGTGGCGGTGCGCGCAGGCACGCATACGCTCATCGCCCGGCGCGAAACGGTTGAGGACGTCTTGCGAAATGATTGCGATGAGTAA
- the dacB gene encoding D-alanyl-D-alanine carboxypeptidase/D-alanyl-D-alanine-endopeptidase, producing the protein MTVMSASLVFAPLPATAADMSSVTTLPKPAPGGIAWKPAQIAALNRTIEKLLSAPTLRGAQIGLIVADTVRGSMVYSQNPDQEFMPASNFKLLVGSAALNALGPSFSYTTTVTADAAPQNGTITGNLYLRGGGDALLSAKDLDDAAAAVAAQGVKAITGVVVPDPSHFDSQRYGFGWSWDDLPYYYAPVVSALELEDGIVHIYMSPGAAPGAPANLRIVPQTGAFAIQDNLITGAAGSKDTSEIVRPWYAPTRIEITGSYPLDAKESGDIHPSVPDPTKYAADVFAGALRSHGISVNGTMIVDGDGRVVAGTTLLWTHQSEPLPQLLADFWYPSDNLMGEMLLKELGVHFKGEPGSDENGAMFERQWLTSLGVDPATVSISDGSGLSQYDRITPRDFLKILQSDWNGPNRDVVLNALPVAGVRGSLRSSYKGTAAEKVVFAKTGSINHVRTISGFIQTKTHGPVTFSFLINQWMGEGQPNGAADLAKVRGAILAAIASQ; encoded by the coding sequence ATGACAGTTATGTCCGCCAGCCTCGTTTTTGCGCCACTGCCTGCAACGGCAGCCGATATGTCGTCCGTGACGACGCTTCCAAAGCCGGCGCCGGGCGGCATCGCTTGGAAACCGGCGCAGATCGCCGCGCTGAACCGCACCATTGAGAAGTTGCTGTCCGCACCGACGCTGCGCGGCGCACAAATAGGCCTTATTGTCGCCGACACCGTTCGCGGCTCCATGGTTTACTCGCAAAACCCCGATCAAGAGTTTATGCCGGCCTCCAATTTCAAACTGCTCGTGGGTTCGGCAGCGTTGAACGCGCTTGGGCCGAGTTTCAGCTACACAACAACGGTAACGGCGGATGCCGCGCCGCAAAACGGCACCATTACAGGCAACCTGTACCTGCGCGGCGGCGGCGACGCACTGCTGAGCGCTAAAGACCTTGACGATGCCGCAGCGGCTGTGGCGGCGCAAGGCGTCAAAGCGATAACGGGCGTCGTCGTCCCCGACCCTTCTCACTTTGACAGTCAGCGTTACGGCTTCGGCTGGTCCTGGGACGACCTTCCCTATTATTACGCGCCGGTGGTGAGTGCGCTGGAACTTGAAGACGGCATCGTGCACATCTACATGTCTCCGGGCGCCGCGCCCGGGGCGCCCGCGAATCTTCGGATTGTGCCGCAAACTGGTGCTTTTGCGATCCAGGACAACTTGATTACCGGTGCTGCCGGATCCAAAGACACATCGGAGATCGTCCGGCCGTGGTATGCACCAACAAGGATTGAAATTACCGGCAGCTATCCCCTCGACGCTAAGGAATCGGGTGACATCCATCCAAGCGTTCCAGATCCTACGAAGTACGCTGCCGACGTTTTCGCCGGTGCTTTACGGTCTCATGGCATATCCGTGAACGGAACGATGATTGTTGACGGTGATGGCAGGGTTGTAGCCGGCACGACGCTGTTGTGGACACACCAATCCGAGCCGCTGCCGCAACTGCTTGCGGATTTTTGGTATCCGAGCGACAACTTGATGGGCGAAATGCTCTTGAAAGAACTTGGCGTTCACTTTAAAGGCGAACCCGGCTCCGACGAAAACGGCGCGATGTTCGAACGGCAGTGGCTGACGTCGCTCGGCGTGGACCCGGCCACCGTCAGCATTTCAGATGGCTCGGGCCTCTCGCAATACGATCGGATCACACCGCGCGACTTTTTGAAGATTCTCCAAAGCGACTGGAACGGCCCCAATCGAGACGTCGTGCTGAACGCATTGCCCGTCGCCGGCGTACGTGGTTCACTGCGGAGTTCGTACAAAGGGACGGCCGCGGAAAAAGTGGTCTTTGCAAAGACCGGCAGTATCAACCACGTGCGCACGATCTCCGGGTTCATTCAAACCAAGACGCACGGACCGGTCACGTTTTCGTTCTTGATCAACCAGTGGATGGGCGAAGGGCAGCCGAACGGGGCCGCCGACCTTGCAAAAGTGCGCGGCGCGATTCTCGCCGCGATCGCGTCGCAGTAA